In Plodia interpunctella isolate USDA-ARS_2022_Savannah chromosome 9, ilPloInte3.2, whole genome shotgun sequence, a single genomic region encodes these proteins:
- the LOC128672319 gene encoding potassium/sodium hyperpolarization-activated cyclic nucleotide-gated channel 1-like isoform X3, with the protein MIQQYITRKEEGIFRYLVNKETMLRKKHKCTLNIGSDSMISKKLSKPMRLLLKLFVPSPLHPEIYEYFRSYPAMVAERQRQQYEKYTYIIHPLSLFSFIWGSLMIPVRLMHIFASHFRLTMNVPPYPLQFKLVVTDYIILGLDVFCLLNILVRFNMGYVGFEHSMVLDRKSITRHYIRSWFFIDLFTSLPFAFFLIYYKLHNSQLLLAAHITAMLKITHICTILRDLRRFTKLFVNSYIWQGVIRQATLFVVITHVCCCYLYLCPILFLYWNGYYERGYTHFLGLPDNKKLYLVSEPGRYRAGIYICLSSLFGASYHTMFPLEWPDEIAVISSIIVFTSLFMIYNLVFFMKVYFTCFDSTMRYYELMNEVEAYMRQKQFPSPLKRRVIAFYNYTFHEVYFREDNALHYLSEQLRNEITLQTCHKLVNKVGLFNGLPAPVVGEILGRLHPEVCHLEDGAHFGEVALIMKDRKRVASVVAVEITQVYRLDEADFRHFVMSSTILYERVESLASKRMHETVLLDEKYRREQEKKNTSMDNDQEGAPLPIHDNNAKKVRSTFHNWFSKK; encoded by the exons ATGATACAGCAATATATAACACGAAAAGAAGAAGGTATATTCAGATATTTAGTTAATAAGGAAACAATGTTGCGAAAGAAACACAAATGCACTTTGAATATAG GTTCGGACAGCATGATATCCAAGAAGCTGTCCAAGCCGATGCGGCTGCTACTGAAGTTGTTCGTGCCGTCTCCCCTACACCCGGAGATTTACGAATACTTCCGAAGCTACCCGGCCATGGTGGCTGAACGGCAACGGCAGCAGTATGAGAAGTACACCTACATCATCCATCCTCTTAGTTTGTTCAG CTTCATATGGGGCAGTCTGATGATCCCAGTTCGCCTGATGCACATCTTCGCGTCTCATTTCCGACTGACCATGAACGTGCCACCCTACCCCCTTCAGTTCAAGTTGGTGGTCACCGACTACATAATACTGGGCCTGGATGTATTCTGCCTGTTAAATATTCTGGTCAGGTTCAACATGGGCTACGTGGGCTTCGAGCATAGTATGGTCTTGGATAGAAAAAGCATCACGAG ACATTACATCCGTAGCTGGTTCTTCATTGATTTGTTTACAAGTCTGCCGTTCGCCTTCTTCTTAATCTACTACAAATTGCATAACAGCCAGCTGCTTCTGGCGGCTCATATCACAGCCATGTTGAAGATTACCCATATCTGCACAATCTTACGAGATTTGAGGAGATTCACGAAG CTGTTTGTGAACTCATACATCTGGCAGGGCGTGATCCGGCAGGCCACGTTGTTCGTAGTTATCACCCACGTCTGCTGCTGCTACCTGTACCTCTGTCCCATCTTGTTCCTCTACT GGAACGGTTATTACGAGAGAGGCTACACACACTTCCTGGGTTTGCCTGATAATaagaaattgtatttagtATCGGAACCCGGTCGATACAGAGCTGGTATTTACATTTGCCTATCCTCACTTTTTG GTGCAAGCTACCACACAATGTTCCCACTGGAGTGGCCGGATGAGATCGCTGTAATCTCCAGCATCATAGTCTTCACAAGTCTCTTCATGATCTACAATTTGG TTTTCTTCatgaaagtatattttacgTGTTTCGACTCCACCATGAGGTACTACGAGCTGATGAACGAAGTAGAG GCGTACATGAGACAGAAGCAGTTTCCCAGCCCGCTGAAGCGACGCGTGATCGCCTTTTACAACTACACCTTCCACGAGGTCTACTTCCGAGAAGATAACGCCCTTCACTACTTGTCTG AGCAACTTCGTAACGAGATAACCCTCCAAACCTGCCACAAGCTGGTGAATAAAGTGGGCCTCTTCAACGGTCTGCCGGCCCCGGTGGTGGGCGAGATCCTGGGCCGCCTGCATCCAGAG GTATGTCACTTGGAAGACGGGGCTCACTTCGGCGAAGTCGCGCTCATCATGAAGGACAGGAAACGAGTCGCTTCCGTCGTAGCTGTGGAGATCACGCAGGTCTACCGTCTGGATGAGGCTGACTTCAg GCATTTTGTGATGTCGTCCACAATCCTATACGAACGCGTGGAGTCTCTGGCGTCCAAGCGCATGCACGAGACAGTCCTGTTGGATGAGAAGTACCGCCGGGAGCAAGAGAAGAAGAACACGAGCATGGACAACGACCAGGAGGGAGCACCTCTGCCAATACACGACAACAATGCTAAAAAAGTACGGTCTACATTTCATAACTGGTTTAGTaagaaataa
- the LOC128672319 gene encoding potassium/sodium hyperpolarization-activated cyclic nucleotide-gated channel 1-like isoform X1, with protein MIQQYITRKEEGIFRYLVNKETMLRKKHKCTLNIGSDSMISKKLSKPMRLLLKLFVPSPLHPEIYEYFRSYPAMVAERQRQQYEKYTYIIHPLSLFSFIWGSLMIPVRLMHIFASHFRLTMNVPPYPLQFKLVVTDYIILGLDVFCLLNILVRFNMGYVGFEHSMVLDRKSITRHYIRSWFFIDLFTSLPFAFFLIYYKLHNSQLLLAAHITAMLKITHICTILRDLRRFTKLFVNSYIWQGVIRQATLFVVITHVCCCYLYLCPILFLYWNGYYERGYTHFLGLPDNKKLYLVSEPGRYRAGIYICLSSLFGASYHTMFPLEWPDEIAVISSIIVFTSLFMIYNLVFFMKVYFTCFDSTMRYYELMNEVEAYMRQKQFPSPLKRRVIAFYNYTFHEVYFREDNALHYLSEQLRNEITLQTCHKLVNKVGLFNGLPAPVVGEILGRLHPEVYLPNDLVVRAPDIGTCMYFIANGCVAVYSLKGVEVCHLEDGAHFGEVALIMKDRKRVASVVAVEITQVYRLDEADFRHFVMSSTILYERVESLASKRMHETVLLDEKYRREQEKKNTSMDNDQEGAPLPIHDNNAKKVRSTFHNWFSKK; from the exons ATGATACAGCAATATATAACACGAAAAGAAGAAGGTATATTCAGATATTTAGTTAATAAGGAAACAATGTTGCGAAAGAAACACAAATGCACTTTGAATATAG GTTCGGACAGCATGATATCCAAGAAGCTGTCCAAGCCGATGCGGCTGCTACTGAAGTTGTTCGTGCCGTCTCCCCTACACCCGGAGATTTACGAATACTTCCGAAGCTACCCGGCCATGGTGGCTGAACGGCAACGGCAGCAGTATGAGAAGTACACCTACATCATCCATCCTCTTAGTTTGTTCAG CTTCATATGGGGCAGTCTGATGATCCCAGTTCGCCTGATGCACATCTTCGCGTCTCATTTCCGACTGACCATGAACGTGCCACCCTACCCCCTTCAGTTCAAGTTGGTGGTCACCGACTACATAATACTGGGCCTGGATGTATTCTGCCTGTTAAATATTCTGGTCAGGTTCAACATGGGCTACGTGGGCTTCGAGCATAGTATGGTCTTGGATAGAAAAAGCATCACGAG ACATTACATCCGTAGCTGGTTCTTCATTGATTTGTTTACAAGTCTGCCGTTCGCCTTCTTCTTAATCTACTACAAATTGCATAACAGCCAGCTGCTTCTGGCGGCTCATATCACAGCCATGTTGAAGATTACCCATATCTGCACAATCTTACGAGATTTGAGGAGATTCACGAAG CTGTTTGTGAACTCATACATCTGGCAGGGCGTGATCCGGCAGGCCACGTTGTTCGTAGTTATCACCCACGTCTGCTGCTGCTACCTGTACCTCTGTCCCATCTTGTTCCTCTACT GGAACGGTTATTACGAGAGAGGCTACACACACTTCCTGGGTTTGCCTGATAATaagaaattgtatttagtATCGGAACCCGGTCGATACAGAGCTGGTATTTACATTTGCCTATCCTCACTTTTTG GTGCAAGCTACCACACAATGTTCCCACTGGAGTGGCCGGATGAGATCGCTGTAATCTCCAGCATCATAGTCTTCACAAGTCTCTTCATGATCTACAATTTGG TTTTCTTCatgaaagtatattttacgTGTTTCGACTCCACCATGAGGTACTACGAGCTGATGAACGAAGTAGAG GCGTACATGAGACAGAAGCAGTTTCCCAGCCCGCTGAAGCGACGCGTGATCGCCTTTTACAACTACACCTTCCACGAGGTCTACTTCCGAGAAGATAACGCCCTTCACTACTTGTCTG AGCAACTTCGTAACGAGATAACCCTCCAAACCTGCCACAAGCTGGTGAATAAAGTGGGCCTCTTCAACGGTCTGCCGGCCCCGGTGGTGGGCGAGATCCTGGGCCGCCTGCATCCAGAG GTTTACCTACCCAACGATTTGGTGGTGCGTGCACCCGACATCGGTACCTGCATGTACTTCATAGCCAATGGTTGTGTGGCGGTCTACTCCCTCAAAGGCGTCGAG GTATGTCACTTGGAAGACGGGGCTCACTTCGGCGAAGTCGCGCTCATCATGAAGGACAGGAAACGAGTCGCTTCCGTCGTAGCTGTGGAGATCACGCAGGTCTACCGTCTGGATGAGGCTGACTTCAg GCATTTTGTGATGTCGTCCACAATCCTATACGAACGCGTGGAGTCTCTGGCGTCCAAGCGCATGCACGAGACAGTCCTGTTGGATGAGAAGTACCGCCGGGAGCAAGAGAAGAAGAACACGAGCATGGACAACGACCAGGAGGGAGCACCTCTGCCAATACACGACAACAATGCTAAAAAAGTACGGTCTACATTTCATAACTGGTTTAGTaagaaataa
- the LOC128672319 gene encoding potassium/sodium hyperpolarization-activated cyclic nucleotide-gated channel 3-like isoform X4, producing the protein MIQQYITRKEEGIFRYLVNKETMLRKKHKCTLNIGSDSMISKKLSKPMRLLLKLFVPSPLHPEIYEYFRSYPAMVAERQRQQYEKYTYIIHPLSLFRHYIRSWFFIDLFTSLPFAFFLIYYKLHNSQLLLAAHITAMLKITHICTILRDLRRFTKLFVNSYIWQGVIRQATLFVVITHVCCCYLYLCPILFLYWNGYYERGYTHFLGLPDNKKLYLVSEPGRYRAGIYICLSSLFGASYHTMFPLEWPDEIAVISSIIVFTSLFMIYNLVFFMKVYFTCFDSTMRYYELMNEVEAYMRQKQFPSPLKRRVIAFYNYTFHEVYFREDNALHYLSEQLRNEITLQTCHKLVNKVGLFNGLPAPVVGEILGRLHPEVYLPNDLVVRAPDIGTCMYFIANGCVAVYSLKGVEVCHLEDGAHFGEVALIMKDRKRVASVVAVEITQVYRLDEADFRHFVMSSTILYERVESLASKRMHETVLLDEKYRREQEKKNTSMDNDQEGAPLPIHDNNAKKVRSTFHNWFSKK; encoded by the exons ATGATACAGCAATATATAACACGAAAAGAAGAAGGTATATTCAGATATTTAGTTAATAAGGAAACAATGTTGCGAAAGAAACACAAATGCACTTTGAATATAG GTTCGGACAGCATGATATCCAAGAAGCTGTCCAAGCCGATGCGGCTGCTACTGAAGTTGTTCGTGCCGTCTCCCCTACACCCGGAGATTTACGAATACTTCCGAAGCTACCCGGCCATGGTGGCTGAACGGCAACGGCAGCAGTATGAGAAGTACACCTACATCATCCATCCTCTTAGTTTGTTCAG ACATTACATCCGTAGCTGGTTCTTCATTGATTTGTTTACAAGTCTGCCGTTCGCCTTCTTCTTAATCTACTACAAATTGCATAACAGCCAGCTGCTTCTGGCGGCTCATATCACAGCCATGTTGAAGATTACCCATATCTGCACAATCTTACGAGATTTGAGGAGATTCACGAAG CTGTTTGTGAACTCATACATCTGGCAGGGCGTGATCCGGCAGGCCACGTTGTTCGTAGTTATCACCCACGTCTGCTGCTGCTACCTGTACCTCTGTCCCATCTTGTTCCTCTACT GGAACGGTTATTACGAGAGAGGCTACACACACTTCCTGGGTTTGCCTGATAATaagaaattgtatttagtATCGGAACCCGGTCGATACAGAGCTGGTATTTACATTTGCCTATCCTCACTTTTTG GTGCAAGCTACCACACAATGTTCCCACTGGAGTGGCCGGATGAGATCGCTGTAATCTCCAGCATCATAGTCTTCACAAGTCTCTTCATGATCTACAATTTGG TTTTCTTCatgaaagtatattttacgTGTTTCGACTCCACCATGAGGTACTACGAGCTGATGAACGAAGTAGAG GCGTACATGAGACAGAAGCAGTTTCCCAGCCCGCTGAAGCGACGCGTGATCGCCTTTTACAACTACACCTTCCACGAGGTCTACTTCCGAGAAGATAACGCCCTTCACTACTTGTCTG AGCAACTTCGTAACGAGATAACCCTCCAAACCTGCCACAAGCTGGTGAATAAAGTGGGCCTCTTCAACGGTCTGCCGGCCCCGGTGGTGGGCGAGATCCTGGGCCGCCTGCATCCAGAG GTTTACCTACCCAACGATTTGGTGGTGCGTGCACCCGACATCGGTACCTGCATGTACTTCATAGCCAATGGTTGTGTGGCGGTCTACTCCCTCAAAGGCGTCGAG GTATGTCACTTGGAAGACGGGGCTCACTTCGGCGAAGTCGCGCTCATCATGAAGGACAGGAAACGAGTCGCTTCCGTCGTAGCTGTGGAGATCACGCAGGTCTACCGTCTGGATGAGGCTGACTTCAg GCATTTTGTGATGTCGTCCACAATCCTATACGAACGCGTGGAGTCTCTGGCGTCCAAGCGCATGCACGAGACAGTCCTGTTGGATGAGAAGTACCGCCGGGAGCAAGAGAAGAAGAACACGAGCATGGACAACGACCAGGAGGGAGCACCTCTGCCAATACACGACAACAATGCTAAAAAAGTACGGTCTACATTTCATAACTGGTTTAGTaagaaataa
- the LOC128672319 gene encoding potassium/sodium hyperpolarization-activated cyclic nucleotide-gated channel 3-like isoform X2, which produces MIQQYITRKEEGIFRYLVNKETMLRKKHKCTLNIGSDSMISKKLSKPMRLLLKLFVPSPLHPEIYEYFRSYPAMVAERQRQQYENFIWGSLMIPVRLMHIFASHFRLTMNVPPYPLQFKLVVTDYIILGLDVFCLLNILVRFNMGYVGFEHSMVLDRKSITRHYIRSWFFIDLFTSLPFAFFLIYYKLHNSQLLLAAHITAMLKITHICTILRDLRRFTKLFVNSYIWQGVIRQATLFVVITHVCCCYLYLCPILFLYWNGYYERGYTHFLGLPDNKKLYLVSEPGRYRAGIYICLSSLFGASYHTMFPLEWPDEIAVISSIIVFTSLFMIYNLVFFMKVYFTCFDSTMRYYELMNEVEAYMRQKQFPSPLKRRVIAFYNYTFHEVYFREDNALHYLSEQLRNEITLQTCHKLVNKVGLFNGLPAPVVGEILGRLHPEVYLPNDLVVRAPDIGTCMYFIANGCVAVYSLKGVEVCHLEDGAHFGEVALIMKDRKRVASVVAVEITQVYRLDEADFRHFVMSSTILYERVESLASKRMHETVLLDEKYRREQEKKNTSMDNDQEGAPLPIHDNNAKKVRSTFHNWFSKK; this is translated from the exons ATGATACAGCAATATATAACACGAAAAGAAGAAGGTATATTCAGATATTTAGTTAATAAGGAAACAATGTTGCGAAAGAAACACAAATGCACTTTGAATATAG GTTCGGACAGCATGATATCCAAGAAGCTGTCCAAGCCGATGCGGCTGCTACTGAAGTTGTTCGTGCCGTCTCCCCTACACCCGGAGATTTACGAATACTTCCGAAGCTACCCGGCCATGGTGGCTGAACGGCAACGGCAGCAGTATGAGAA CTTCATATGGGGCAGTCTGATGATCCCAGTTCGCCTGATGCACATCTTCGCGTCTCATTTCCGACTGACCATGAACGTGCCACCCTACCCCCTTCAGTTCAAGTTGGTGGTCACCGACTACATAATACTGGGCCTGGATGTATTCTGCCTGTTAAATATTCTGGTCAGGTTCAACATGGGCTACGTGGGCTTCGAGCATAGTATGGTCTTGGATAGAAAAAGCATCACGAG ACATTACATCCGTAGCTGGTTCTTCATTGATTTGTTTACAAGTCTGCCGTTCGCCTTCTTCTTAATCTACTACAAATTGCATAACAGCCAGCTGCTTCTGGCGGCTCATATCACAGCCATGTTGAAGATTACCCATATCTGCACAATCTTACGAGATTTGAGGAGATTCACGAAG CTGTTTGTGAACTCATACATCTGGCAGGGCGTGATCCGGCAGGCCACGTTGTTCGTAGTTATCACCCACGTCTGCTGCTGCTACCTGTACCTCTGTCCCATCTTGTTCCTCTACT GGAACGGTTATTACGAGAGAGGCTACACACACTTCCTGGGTTTGCCTGATAATaagaaattgtatttagtATCGGAACCCGGTCGATACAGAGCTGGTATTTACATTTGCCTATCCTCACTTTTTG GTGCAAGCTACCACACAATGTTCCCACTGGAGTGGCCGGATGAGATCGCTGTAATCTCCAGCATCATAGTCTTCACAAGTCTCTTCATGATCTACAATTTGG TTTTCTTCatgaaagtatattttacgTGTTTCGACTCCACCATGAGGTACTACGAGCTGATGAACGAAGTAGAG GCGTACATGAGACAGAAGCAGTTTCCCAGCCCGCTGAAGCGACGCGTGATCGCCTTTTACAACTACACCTTCCACGAGGTCTACTTCCGAGAAGATAACGCCCTTCACTACTTGTCTG AGCAACTTCGTAACGAGATAACCCTCCAAACCTGCCACAAGCTGGTGAATAAAGTGGGCCTCTTCAACGGTCTGCCGGCCCCGGTGGTGGGCGAGATCCTGGGCCGCCTGCATCCAGAG GTTTACCTACCCAACGATTTGGTGGTGCGTGCACCCGACATCGGTACCTGCATGTACTTCATAGCCAATGGTTGTGTGGCGGTCTACTCCCTCAAAGGCGTCGAG GTATGTCACTTGGAAGACGGGGCTCACTTCGGCGAAGTCGCGCTCATCATGAAGGACAGGAAACGAGTCGCTTCCGTCGTAGCTGTGGAGATCACGCAGGTCTACCGTCTGGATGAGGCTGACTTCAg GCATTTTGTGATGTCGTCCACAATCCTATACGAACGCGTGGAGTCTCTGGCGTCCAAGCGCATGCACGAGACAGTCCTGTTGGATGAGAAGTACCGCCGGGAGCAAGAGAAGAAGAACACGAGCATGGACAACGACCAGGAGGGAGCACCTCTGCCAATACACGACAACAATGCTAAAAAAGTACGGTCTACATTTCATAACTGGTTTAGTaagaaataa
- the kud gene encoding transmembrane protein 258: MTLEIESMVRYASPINPAVFPHLTLLLLGSGIFFTAWFFVYEVTSTKSSRDLFKELLLSLVAALFSGFGILFLLLWVGIYV; this comes from the exons ATGACT ttgGAAATAGAATCCATGGTTCGCTATGCTTCGCCCATCAACCCGGCGGTGTTTCCGCACTTAACTCTTCTTTTATTGGGTAGCGGCATCTTCTTCACAGCCTGGTTTTTCGTTTATGAAGTCACAAGCACCAAATCGTCAAGAGATTTGTTCAAAGAGTTGCTTCTATCGTTGGTTGCTGCGCTGTTCTCTGGATTCGGCATTCTGTTTCTACTGCTCTGGGTTGGCATCTATGTGTGA
- the LOC128672318 gene encoding zinc finger protein 236-like: protein MSSCFVIQTSKPAPNNPIVNAMNIEGKPMTSKDKVMSYEEKSVGSTAFFQCEACPYMAFAEDDIKFHLFTEHPDLAKSNGLADNIQIPCPGCTSVFEAEETLRTHLRSHHKMGLKDVKKMVKSLVQIALKNAKLKKKETKSESLAETAVSSELTNVKMPPVIEIVPDIVNANSDLPKGVAFISVDELNKMSTPNFEKVDPKEIIQEASINIVYTNDVSTQYVKLADIDPSNAQCNMIQVSNVTPDLISSIQPHLTSDSAKLSPPKDNMEVTSQAEHTSTTSVNPEDKGTMCSVAGCHIRLKAETKLAYHRKCHQNGKFVCQECGRVMLSTQALHTHLWKVHEVDLELPTCEICGYKTYKRYRLVNVHMKSHKNILGYTCSICSKSFKNSNQLSKHKMIHKKDRLPVPCPICQLQFSSEGRMQSHVSSVHEKMKPFKCPECNYCTARSLELKRHSRLHTGDKPYSCDQCTYKTADHNALRRHKKWHSNEATYKCKYCPYTCIQSTVFTSHMISKHPNISGDIHRCPYCQFKTVNKDKYVIHLTTHADKEGIQLLIEMTKKNKANKPSWNIPSETVEKPANKCDTQDQNKEPSPKTVNSIPIEVYDCDSLSESLPQDYSKSYCTPSNSDGQPVDYNVQVMVRDLSKDDNNADCVISEDPNNSLMNRHQFPSQIPLPMNFEPNLHEYLNTNVSVEQTLLQNSNVNSLPTNESSIASSISNNIMSNFPIRLPHVPQISVCNSSTMLTSVDKISLPMIKVTGPIIKPTQILPVPSSSNSPVNNSNEQDGVPRKKPKISVKSNLILKGPDEENMFHSQQKMAFKRLEDNERFGLRNPVTFNNLITTQFMQLQPEPELSESPSDIMTYPQETMMSNPAATPEDSGMTSEPQIFTFNQQRNNPITLLPPPPKIQTNDPSYIKLETTIKQNTQSPSLERMCNANILNSQAMSREYKASPPLEDIHKNMSVIKNEVKPDSYYNIAMNNNAGNSPILDQYLIDNIIGEQYSGHLDLSAVVLPEVSEDDQQNDVIEIDDNSDDNKLLPRFDMNLLPLDSFYLMHNDFHFLENEVPANNMQNDVAVNEINRMVTEVPIVAQKDNSEGPHENSSGDFPNFIQGKKDPMMNTSVRVRTNKINVKNIELMKN, encoded by the exons ATGTCCTCTTGTTTCGTTATACAAACTTCAAAACCTGCACCAAACAACCCCATCGTCAATGCAATGAACATTGAGGGAAAACCAATGACGTCCAAGGACAAGGTAATGTCTTACGAGGAGAAATCAGTGGGATCCACGGCCTTCTTCCAATGCGAAGCTTGTCCATATATGGCGTTCGCTGAAGATGACAtaaagtttcatttatttacggAGCACCCAGACTTGGCCAAAAGCAATGGATTGGCAGACAACATCCAGATTCCATGTCCTGGCTGCACTAGTGTATTTGAAGCTGAAGAAACTTTGAGAACACATTTAAGGAGTCACCACAAAATGGGCTTAAAAGACGTGAAGAAAATGGTAAAAAGTTTAGTTCAAATAgctttaaaaaatgcaaagctaaagaaaaaagaaaccaAAAGTGAATCTCTTGCAGAAACTGCTGTTAGTTCGGAGCTGACCAATGTCAAGATGCCACCAGTCATTGAAATTGTCCCAGACATTGTAAATGCCAACAGTGACCTGCCAAAAGGAGTGGCATTCATATCAGTAGACGAGCTCAACAAAATGAGTACTCCAAACTTTGAAAAAGTTGATCCTAAGGAAATAATTCAAGAAGCGAGTATCAACATTGTGTATACTAATGATGTCTCCACTCAGTATGTGAAGTTAGCAGATATAGATCCATCAAATGCTCAGTGTAACATGATACAAGTATCAAATGTCACTCCAGACTTAATATCATCAATACAACCTCACTTGACATCTGACAGTGCTAAGCTGTCTCCTCCTAAGGATAACATGGAAGTGACCTCACAAGCTGAGCATACAAGTACAACATCTGTTAATCCTGAAGATAAGGGAACTATGTGCTCTGTTGCTGGATGCCACATACGTTTAAAAGCAGAGACAAAACTGGCGTATCACAGGAAATGTCACCAGAATGGAAAATTCGTTTGTCAGGAGTGTGGGCGGGTGATGTTATCTACGCAGGCTCTGCACACACATTTGTGGAAGGTGCATGAGGTTGACCTGGAGCTTCCGACATGTGAGATTTGTGGCTACAAGACTTACAAGAGATATAGACTAGTCAACGTACATATGAAGTctcacaaaaatattcttggttatacat GTTCCATATGTtcgaaatcatttaaaaattctaaccAGCTATCCAAGCATAAAATGATCCATAAGAAGGACAGACTGCCAGTGCCCTGCCCCATCTGCCAGCTGCAGTTCAGTAGTGAAGGAAGAATGCAGAGTCATGTGTCCTCTGTTCATGAGAAAATGAAACCGTTCAAGTGTCCAGAGTGTAACTACTGCACCGCTAGAAGTCTCGAACTCAAACGCCATTCACGATTACATACAG GTGACAAACCATACTCATGTGACCAGTGCACTTACAAGACGGCGGACCACAACGCGCTCCGCCGCCACAAGAAGTGGCACTCCAACGAGGCCACCTACAAGTGCAAGTACTGCCCGTACACCTGCATCCAGTCCACAGTCTTCACCTCTCACATGATATCCAAACACCCCAACATCTCTGGAGACATCCACCGATGCCCATACTGCCAGTTTAAAACCGTAAACAAAGATAAGTATGTAATTCATTTAACTACACATGCGGATAAAGAAGGCATACAACTCTTAATAGAAATGACGAAGAAGAATAAAGCCAATAAACCCAGCTGGAACATTCCAAGTGAGACTGTTGAAAAACCTGCAAACAAATGCGATACCCAAGATCAAAATAAGGAGCCAAGTCCCAAAACTGTCAACTCAATACCTATAGAAGTATATGATTGTGACAGCTTATCTGAAAGCTTACCACAGGATTATTCTAAAAGCTATTGCACCCCTTCCAACAGTGACGGCCAACCTGTTGATTATAATGTTCAAGTTATGGTCAGAGATTTAAGCAAAGATGATAATAATGCAGACTGTGTTATTTCAGAGGATCCAAATAATAGCCTGATGAATAGACATCAATTTCCGTCACAGATTCCATTGCCAATGAATTTCGAGCCCAATTTACATGAGTATTTAAACACGAATGTATCAGTAGaacaaactttattacagAACAGTAACGTGAATTCTCTGCCAACCAATGAGTCATCGATAGCGAGTAGTATAAGCAATAATATAATGAGCAACTTCCCTATAAGACTACCGCATGTGCCACAGATCTCTGTATGCAACAGTAGCACTATGCTCACCTCTGTAGATAAAATATCGCTGCCGATGATCAAAGTTACCGGTCCAATAATAAAACCTACTCAGATACTGCCTGTCCCGTCATCCAGTAATTCTCCAGTCAATAATTCGAACGAACAAGATGGTGTTCCAAGAAAGAAACCTAAAATATCAGTGAAAAGCAATCTCATATTGAAAGGGCCAGACGAAGAGAACATGTTTCACTCACAACAAAAAATGGCTTTCAAGAGGTTGGAGGATAACGAAAGGTTCGGGCTGAGAAACCCGGTGACGTTCAACAACCTTATTACAACACAGTTCATGCAGCTGCAGCCGGAACCAGAGCTGAGCGAGTCTCCCAGTGACATCATGACATACCCACAGGAGACGATGATGAGCAACCCGGCCGCGACGCCCGAAGACAGCGGCATGACTAGCGAACCACAAATATTCACATTCAACCAACAGAGAAATAATCCCATAACCTTACTCCCACCGCCGCCGAAAATCCAAACTAACGACCCGAGTTACATAAAACTTGAGACTACAATAAAACAGAACACCCAATCGCCAAGCTTAGAACGTATGTGCAATGCCAATATATTAAATAGCCAAGCAATGAGCCGCGAATACAAAGCATCGCCGCCCTTAGAAGATATACACAAGAACATGAGCGTGATAAAAAATGAAGTTAAACCAGACTCGTACTATAACATTGCAATGAATAATAATGCAGGGAATTCGCCCATTTTAGATCAATATTTAATAGACAATATAATAGGAGAACAGTATTCTGGTCATCTAGACCTTTCTGCTGTAGTCCTTCCAGAAGTATCCGAGGACGATCAGCAAAATGACGTAATAGAGATAGACGACAATTCTGATGACAATAAACTGTTGCCGCGATTCGATATGAATCTACTCCCATTAGATTCATTCTATTTGATGCATAATGATTTCCATTTCTTAGAGAATGAAGTTCCTGCAAACAATATGCAAAATGATGTTGCTGTTAATGAAATTAACAGGATGGTTACTGAAGTTCCGATCGTAGCTCAAAAAGACAATTCGGAAGGGCCTCATGAAAATAGCAGTGGTGATTTCCCAAATTTCATCCAAGGAAAGAAAGATCCCATGATGAACACGTCAGTACGAGTACGTACgaacaaaattaatgtaaaaaatatagaattaatgAAGAACtag